ttgtgtggGTATGGtatcactgagtgtgtgtgtgtgtgtgttgttgtgtgggtatggtatcactgtgtgtgtgtgtgtgtttgtgtgatgttGTGTGGGTATGGtatcactgagtgtgtgtgtgtgtgtgtgtgtgtgtgtgtgtgtgtgtgtgtgtgtgtgtgtgtgtgtgtgtgtgtgtgtgtgtgtgtgtgtgtgtgtgtgtgcacgtcgcACGTCTATGTTCTGTGGGTATGGtatcactgagtgtgtgtgtgtgtgtgtttcactacattgtgtgtgtgagggaaGATCCTGATATACATAATGAATGAAGTAACTGGTGTTCAGGTAGAGTAATGGCCTTAATGAATGGATGACAGTGTTGAAACACTGCCAGTCTAAACCACATAAACCACATATATGTACAGTCTCCACtaggtaactaactaaccacTAACTTTCCCAAAATCCCCAGGTTTTTTTCTTCCAGGAATCCCGGTTATAAAAGATTCCTCGGAATAGGTAGGAAATCCgtaatcctccaaccaggatttttgAAAAACCTTGGAATTTTGGGAGAGACTAGAGTTTAGCTTCCCTCAGCAAGAGTAGAGCAGAAAGACAGAAAACGTGTAATTTGTTCATTAGAAAACGCTGGAATACGTTGGCACTCGTATGGACCTTGTATTCCCAGGGATTCTGACTCATATCTGGATGACAGTGTTGAAACACTGCCAGTCTAAACCACATAAACCACATATATGAGTCTCCACTAGGTAACCTAACTAACCACTAATCGTATGGACCTTGTATTCCCAGGGATTCTGGCTCATATCTGGCACTCGTATGGACCTTGTATTCCCAGGGATTCTGACTCATATCTGGCACTCAGGTATGGACCTTGTATTCCCAGGGATTCTGACTCATATCTCCAACCAGGATTTTGAAAAACCTCGAATTATGGACCTTGTATTCCCAGGGATTCTGGCTCATATCTGGAATACGTTGGCACTCGTATGGACCTTGTATTCCCAGGGATTCTGACTCATATCTGGCACTCGTATGGACCTTGTATTCCCAGGGATTCTGACTCATATCTGGAAAAACGTCACATTGTATTTGCCTTCAAGTCTTTGTGTTTTCAAAAATacctgatgtttttttttttcaatcagTTATCTTTTCCTGAGTCCTCGTCTTTGCCAAAGAATCCGATTGGTTGTTACTGAAAATATTATGTCCGTGATTGGTTAGATTCTGATAATCCTCGTTGTACGGTTGGTTAATTATCTCGATGCTACTTGTCAATAATGTCATATGATGATTGGTGGATTAGGTTTAAATCACATTTGATTGATGAGCATGAAATCCATTCAAATTCATTTTTACAACGACCGCTCATTGGTCCTATCGTTTGATTGGTTAAACCTCCCTGGCGTCCCATCACCGGGTTCGCCACATTAGTCAGATTCAGATCTGTCCGATCATAagtcttcaaatcaaattgtattggtcacatacacctcAGCGAGTGTTCCCATTGGTCCTGAGGCGTGTACGGCGTCAGGCCcagttcctccatctctctcccatctccccacaGCTCCCCTGTTGGTGGGAGGTTAGACATGCATCTGATTAACTTTAAAGAGTATtttaaaaaaaagagagaagaaagaagtcAACACTTGACACTGATCTCAGTTCAGTAATGTGTTGCTTCCTGTAATACTTCAGGTTAGGATTCAGAGAAgagtaaactgatcctagatctgttttTTGAGAGAAACTTCTACCCAGATTAGATGAAGTCAGTCAGTAAGTGACTCCAGAGcagaactgctctctctctctctcccaaaggagatccatctccctcctcaccatccacATAAATATGATGTTTTTAGCATCCAAAAGTTCAGATTTGATTAAATCGTAGttttctttggggggggggggtcagttaATTCACTCCATTCATCTTTTTTTATGTACACCTTAAAGTAATTTCTTCTTGGAGTTTAAGGTCCCAGTGTCCTTTTTTTGTGGTTTTGTAGTTGTGTGGTGTCTTGTCTCCAGAACAAACCCAAACCCACTGAGCGGTCCTCTCTTCTTAAggtgttgttattattgttattattgttattattcacAGCTGGTCAAAGTTCTCAACAAAAGAACTACAACAGAAATGGACCATTTCATTCCAATGTCTAGAAGTGGACTGTTCCATTTCATCAGAACAAACAGGGATGGAATGTTCCATTCCATCAGCAAAGGGGTGTAGCAGCAGTGGACTGATCCATCCATCCTGCTCTTACAGGTAGACCTCTCTACGGGAGAGCGTGAGGCACGACGTGGTCTTGTAGTCCCCGGTCCTCGTTAATGGTATAACCTCCGGAGGGTTGACCCTGCCCTGACCCCCCCTATCCTCCTCGTGATGGCGTCTCCCGAACCCGGCGGAGCTGAAGGTGTCGTACGACGCTGACGTCATCTTCCGGTTGAGTAGGTTCCGGTTGTGGTCGCCCATGTTCCGGTTCATCCTGTCTCTGCCCACCAGGCTGCCGAGAGGATCCCCATTGGCTAACGGTAACCTCTGACCTCCTCCGCCGACTCCCACGCTGACTACGCCCGGTTCGGAACTCCCGGCGCTGCCGGCGCTCTCGCTGTCACTATCTTCCTCATCATCGTCGTCATGGTTATTGTTGTTGTCGTTGCCAGGGGAGGCGAAGGTGGAAAGGCGGGGCGGCTCGCTGACGTGGCGCTGGCGCTGGTGTTGCCGAGGCGACGGGCGGACAGCGGCGGGCATCCAACAAGTGTCGGAGTGTCCAAACTCATCACACTCCCTAGTGCACTTCCCTGTCAGGGCTACGTCTGGGAGCTGTCTGGCATctggagaaagagaaggatggagggagggaggagagagggagggagggagggaggagagagggagggaggagagagggaggagagagggagggaggagaaagggagggaggagagagggaggagagagggagggaggagagagggagggagggagggaggagagagggagggagggagggagggagggagggagggagggagggagggagggagggagggagggagggagggagggagggaggaggagggagggaggagagagggagggagagagagggagggagggagagagggaggggagagagggagggagggagggagggagggagggagggagggagggagggaggaaggaaggaaggaaggaaggaaggaaggaaggaaggaaggaaggaaggaaggaaggaaggaaggaagggagggagggagggagggagggaaggaaggaaggaaggaaggaaggaaggaaggaagggagggggagggaggggaggggagggagggagggagggagggagggagggaggttgggaggaaggaaggaaggaaggaaggaagggaaggaaggaaggaaggaaggaaggaaggaaggaaaggagggagggagggacagagagggagagagagagacagagagaaagagagagagaaagagacagagagagaaagagagagagagagacagagagagagagacagagagagagggagggagggagagagagacagagagagagacagagagggagagagtatatAAATATGGTATTTAATAAACATGGTAAATCTATTGGTGATGAAGCATAAGACTGTCATCATACTGGTAATAATACACAGTATTAACCACAGGTCTCTGAGAGAGGGAGAACTACTGTTACAATATAATATAGACTCATAGCTGTGTGGCATCTACAATGGGAAGGGATGTGGGGTTAGAAGGAGATCATCTGTTAATATGGGTTTAGAAATTACAGATTATACTGGGTTGAATACATCTGGGAAAATTCAATAATTTACCATTGcttttgagagagaaagagagaccgaaagacagacagagagacagacagagagacagagagagagacacagacagagagacagagagacagaaacacagagagagagaggggcagagagacagagagacacagacacagagaggggcagagagacagacagagagagacagagacacagagagagaggggcagagagacagagagacagacagggagacagacaagacagagagacacagacagacagagagacagagacagacagacagagacagacagacagacagacagacagacagacagacagacagacagacagacagagacagagagacagacaaagagagagacacagacagagagacagagagacagagacacatagagagaggagcagagagacagagagacagagacacatagagagaggagcagagagacagagagacagagacacatagagagaggagcagagagacagagacagagacacatagagagaggggcagagagacagagacagagacacatagagagaggggcagagagagaggggcagagagacagacagacagacaaacagacagacagagatacttaCATACTAGATATATAAAAGAGTGCATAGTGTATATAACTGAATAGAAAAATACTGACTGCATTCAGTATTTTAATAACATGTTCCAACAGCCCCAAAAGGTCAAAGGTTCAAATGTCAAAGGTCAATCTGTTAAGGACTGATGTCATATGTGAGAGGATTACGCCTACAGGAAAATGAATGCATCTAGACTTATTTAAAGGGATCTCTAGATATGTGAAGTGCATAGAGGGACACATTTAAAATAAGTAGGTGAGACTAATCACTGTAGACTGATCTGAGGTCAGTTAAATGAGTAGGTCAGACTAATCACTGTAGACTGATCTGAGGTcagttaacttcttcgagatagggggcgctcttttaatttttggataaaaaacgttcccgttttaaacaagatattttgtcacgacaagatgctcgactatgcatgtcattgacagctttggaaagaaaaaactcttacgtttccaaaactgcaaagatattatctgtgagtgccccagaactaatgctacaggcgaaaccaagatgaagtttcatacaggaaatgccccagattctgaaggtgctgtgttccaatgtctccttatatggctgtgaatgcgccaggaatgagcctaccctttctgtcgtttctccaaggtgtctgcagcattgtgacatatttgtaggcatatcattggaagattgaccataagagactacatttaccaggtgtcccgcccggtgtcctgtgtcgaaattattgcgtaatgtGTAGGTCCATgagcgttccatttcttcagaagagaaagtcaactgccacgaaggatttatcatcgatagatatgtgaaaaacaccttgaggattgattctaaacattgtttgccatgtttctgtcgatattatggagttaatttggaaaaaagttcgcgttttaatgacttaattttagtTTTtcttcttacccaaacgtgatgaagaaaacggagcgattaagtcaacacaaataatatttttgtaaaaacggaacatttgctatctaactgagagtctcctcattgaaaacatccgaagttcttcaaaggtaaattattttatttgaatgcttttctggtttttgtgaaaatgttgcctgctgaatgctaacgctaaatgctacgctagctatcaatactgttacacaaatgcttgttttgctatggttgagaaacatattttgaaaatctgagatgacagtgttgttaacaaaaggctaagcttgagagctagcatattgatttcattttatttgtgattttcatgaatagttaacgttgcgttatggtaatgggcttgaggctgtagtcatgataccggatccgggatggctcgaagCAAGAAGTTAAATGAGTAGGTCAGACTAATCTATGTAGACTGATCTGAGGTCAGTTAAATGAGTAGGTCAGACTAATCTCTGTAGACTGATCTGAGGTCAGTTAAGCGTGTTAAGGTTAGCAGGGTAAGGGGGTAAGATTACCTCTTATTATTGCTGAGAACCTTATCGTTATTTTCGTAGGGTAATACTAGTTTACGTCCAATCGGAAACCTAGTTTATTTCCAATCGGAAACCTAGTCAATCGGAAACCTAGTTTATGTCCAATCAGAAACCTAGTTTATGTCCAATCAGAAACCTAGTTTACGTCCAATCAGAAACCTAGTTTACGTCCAATCGGAAACCTAGTTTATGTCCAATCGGAAACCTAGTTTACGTCCAATCAGAAACCTAGTTTATGTCCAATCGGAAACCTAGTTTACGTCCAATCGGAAACCTAGTTTACGTCCAATCGGAAACCTAGTTTACGTCCAATCAGAAACCTAGTTTACGTCCAATCGGAAACCTAGTTTACGTCCAATCAGAAACCTAGTTTACGTCCAATCAGAAACCTAGTTTACGTCCAATCGGAAACCTAGTTTATGTCCAATCAGAAACCGAGTTTATGTCCAATCAGAAACCTAGTTTACGTCCAATCGGAAACCTAGTTTATGTCCAATCAGAAACCGAGTTTATGTCCAATCAGAAACCTAGTTTACGTCCAATCAGAAACCTAGTTGTTGTCCAATCAGAAACCGAGTTTACGAAAAAATATTGAAACATGTATCAAATCAAACAGGGTTTAAAACCATTTGACCCAAAATTTAACATAACaaaacaccaacaccataacgacaccaacaccataacgacatcaacaccataatgacaccaacaccataacaacaccaacaccataacgacaccaacaccataacgacatcaacaccataacgacaccaacaccataacgacaccaacaccataacaacaccaacacaacaccataacgacaccaacaccataacgacaccaacaccataacgacaccaacaccataacaacaccaacaccaacaccataacgacaccaacaccataacgacaccaacaccataacgacatcaacaccaacaccataacgacaccaacaccataacgacaccaacaccataacgacaccaacaccataatgacatcaacaccataacgacaccaacaccataacgacaccaacaccataacgacatcaacaccataacgacatcaacaccataacgacaccaacaccataacgacaccaacaccataacgacaccaacaccataacgacaccaacaccataacgacaccaacaccataacgacaccaacaccataacgccaccataacaacaccaacaccataacaacaccaacaccataacgccaccataacaacaccaacaccataacaacaccaacaccataaaaacaccaacaccataacgacaccaacaccataacaacaccaacaccataacaacaccaacaccataacaacaccaacaccaacaccataacaacaccaacaccataacaacaccaacaccataacgacaccaacaccataacgacatcaacaccataacgacaccaacaccataacaacaccaacaccataacgacaccaataccataacgacaccaacaccataacgacaccaacaccataacgacaccaacaccaacaccataatgccaccataacaacaccataacgacaccaacaccataacgacatcaacaccataaaaacaccaacaccataacgccaccataacaacaccataacgacaccaacaccaacaccataacgccaccataacaacaccataacgacaccaacaccaacaccaacaccataacgccaccataacaacaccataacgacaccaacacaccaacaccataacgccaccataacaacaccataacgccaccataacgacaccaacaccataacgacaccataacaacaccataACGCCACCatacaccaacaccataacgccACCATAATaacaacaccataacgacaccaacaccataacgacatcaacaccataaaaacaccaacaccataacgccaccataacaacaccataacgccaccataacaacaccataacgacaccaacaccataacgacaccaacaccataacgacaccaacaccataacaacaccaacaccataacgacaccaacaccataacgacaccaacaccataacgacaccaacaccataacgacaccaacaccataacgacaccaacaccataacgacaccaacaccataacaacaccaacaccaacaccataacaacaccaacaccaacaccataacgacaccaacaccaacaccacaacgccaccataacaacaccaccaaaccaacaccataacgacaccataacaacaccaacaccataacgacatcaacaccataacgacaccaacaccataacgacaccaacaccatagcgacaccaacaccataacaacaccaacaccaacaccataacaacaccaacaccaacaccaacaccataacgacaccaacaccataacaacaccaacaccataacaacaccaacaccataacgacatcaacaccataacgacaccaacaccataacaacaccaacaccataacaacaccaacaccataacgacaccaacaccataacgacaccaacaccataacaacaccaacaccataacaacaccaacaccataacgacaccaacaccataacaacaccaacaccataaaaacaccaacaccataacgacaccaacaccataacgacaccaacaccataacaacaccaacaccataacaacaccaacaccataacgacaccaacaccataacaacaccaacaccataacgacaccaacaccataacaacaccaacaccataacaacaccaacaccataacgacaccaacaccataacaacaccaacaccataacgacaccaacaccataacaacaccaacaccataacgacaccaacaccataacaacaccaacaccataacaacaccaacaccataacaacaccaacaccataacgacaccaacaccataacaacaccaacaccataacgacatcaacaccataacaacaccaacaccataacgacaccaacaccataacgacaccaacaccataacgacaccaacaccataacaacaccaacaccataacaacaccaacaccataacgacaccaacaccataacgacaccaacaccataacgacaccaacaccataacgacaccaacaccataatgacaccaacaccaacaccaataccaacaccataacgacaccaacaccataacaacaccaacaccataacgacatcaacaccataaccataacaacaccaacaccataacgacaccaacaccaacaccataacgacaccaacaccataacgacaccaacaccataacaacaccaacaccataacgacaccaacaccaacaccaacaccataacgacaccaaaaccataacgacaccaacaccataacgacatcaacaccataacgacaccaataccaacaccataacgacatcaacaccataacgacaccaacaccataacaacaccaacaccataacaacaccaataccaataccaacaccaataccaacaccaaaattACATccataccaacaccaacaccataacgacaccaacaccataaccaaaatGACACCCATACCAACACCAATAACCAataccaacaccataacgacaccaacaccaataccaacaccataacaacaccaacaccataccaacaccaacacaacaccaacaccaataccaacaccaaaatgacaccaacaccataacaacaccaacaccaataccaacaccaataccaacaccaacaccaacaccaacaccaacaccaataccgaccaacaccaacaccataacaacaccaacacctaaatgacaccaacaccaacaccaacaccaacaccaataccaacaccaataccaataccaataccaacaccaacaccataacaacaccaacaccataatcaatcaacaccaacacaccaataccaacaccaataacaacatcaacaccaacaccaataccaacaccataacaacaccaacaccatacaccaataccaacaccaataccaacaccaataccaacaccaaaatgACATccataccaacaccaacaccaacaccaataccaacaccaataccaacaccaataccaacaccaacacccatgacaccaataccaacaccaataccaataccaataccaacaccaataccaacaccaacaccaacaccaacatcaataccaacaccaacaccaatacaataccaataccaacaccaataccaacaccaataccaacaccaataccaacaccaacaccaacaccaataccaacaccaacaccaataccaatatcaataccaacaccaataccaacaccaataccaacaccaacaccaacaccaacatcaataccaataccaacaccaacaccaataccaataccaacaccaacacctaaatgacaccaataccaacaccaataccaacaccaataccaacaccaataccaataccaataccaacaccaacacctaaatgacaccaataccaacaccaataccaatatcaataccaacaccaacaccaataccaacaccaataccaacaccaataccaacaccaataccaataccaataccaacaccaacacctaaatgacaccaataccaacaccaataccaataccaataccaacaccaataccaataccaacaccaataccaacaccaacaccaacaccaacaccaacaccaataccaataccaacaccaacacctaaatgacaccaataccaacaccaataccaatatcaataccaacaccaataccaataccaacaccaacatcaacatcaataccaacaccaacaccaataccaataccaacacctaaatgacaccaataccaacaccaataccaacaccaataccaacaccaacaccaacaccaataccaacaccaacaccaataccaataccaacaccaataccaataccaacaccaacaccaacatcaataccaacaccaacaccaataccaacaccaacaccaataccaataccaacaccaacaccaatacaataccaacaccaataccaataccaataccaacaccaataccaacaccaataccaacatcaacaccaataccaacaccaacaccaacaccaacaccaacaccaacaccaataccaacaccaacaccaataccaacaccaataccaacaccaataccaacatcaataccaacaccaacacctaaatgacaccaataccaacaccaacaccaacaccaataccaacaccaacaccaataccaataccaacaccaacaccaaaatGACACCATCACAAAAAtgacaccaacaccaataccaacaccaactaATATTAATTTCACCCCTCAAACTCGCCTCTGTGTCaccatgagagacagagagagagagagctacagcaCTGTTTCCTGGTTGAAAGGACATATTTGGGTTGCTGATTGGCTGGTCGTGTTTGCAGAGCTCTCTGTGAAGGAGGCTACAGAGCACAATATAAACAAACACAGGTAGGCTTTTGGTCATTACAGACTTCTCTGACAATGTGTCCAAGTCAAGCCGTATCGGGACTCACAACAGACAATACAaaacacagccagagagagagagagatagagagagagagagagagagagaaagagacatgtgCATTGGAGCATTCTTGCTTTCAAATGAGAAAAACAACCAATGTGAAAAGAACGATGGATGACTCTGTCAAGgcctcagagagaaagagaggacgtgagagagaaataaagatatagacagaaaaaaaaaaaatatatatatatatatatatatatacacactgctcaaataaattaaaggaaacacttaaacaacacaatgtaactccaagtcaatcacacttctgtgaaatcaaactgtccacttaagaagcaacactgattgacaataaatgtcacatgctgttgtgcaaatggaatagacaacaggtggaaattataggcatttagcaagacacccccaataaaggagtggttctgcaggtggtgaccacagaccacttctcagttcctatgcttcttggctgatgttttggtcacttttgaatgctggcggtgctttaactctagtggtagcatgagacggagtctacaacccacacaagtggctcaggtagtgcagctcatccaggatggcacatcaatgcgagctgtggcaagaaggtttgctgtgtctgtcagcgtagtgtccagagcatggaggcgctaccaggagacaggccagtacatcaggagacgtggaggaggccgtaggagggcaacaacccagcagctggaccgctacctccgcctttgtacaaggaggagcaggaagagcactgccagagccctgcaaaatgacctccagcaggtaacaaatgtgcatgtgtctgctcaaacggtcagaaacagactccataatatatatatatatatatatatgccatttagcagacgcttttatccaaagcgacttacagtcatgtgtgcatacattctacatatgggtggtatGAGGCCCTGACGTctacaggtgggggttgtgcttacagcccaacaccgtgcaggacgtttggcatttgccagagaacaccaggattggcaaattcgccactggctcCTTGTGCTCTTCACAgttgaaagcaggttcacactgagcacaagtgacagatgtgacagagtctggagacgccgtggagaacgttctgctgcctgcaacatcctccagcatgaccggtttggcggtgggtcagtcatggtgtggggtggcatttctttggggggctgcacagccctccatgtgctcgccagaggtagcctgactgccattaggtaccaagatgacatcctcagaccccttgtgagaccatatgctggtgcggttggccctgggttcctcctaatgcaagacaatgctagacctcatgtggctggagtgtgtcagcagttcctgcaagaggaaggcattgatgctatggactggcccgcccgttccccagacctgaatccaattgagcacatct
The Oncorhynchus keta strain PuntledgeMale-10-30-2019 unplaced genomic scaffold, Oket_V2 Un_contig_1948_pilon_pilon, whole genome shotgun sequence genome window above contains:
- the LOC127920423 gene encoding uncharacterized protein LOC127920423, which produces MGEESIYELVRLATLRRVTFSVVPGPQDGGCYDSAAEDSETPSSKGSSGPRVGALSLPEEGYERTTPEGSVGEEEHVENDARQLPDVALTGKCTRECDEFGHSDTCWMPAAVRPSPRQHQRQRHVSEPPRLSTFASPGNDNNNNHDDDDEEDSDSESAGSAGSSEPGVVSVGVGGGGQRLPLANGDPLGSLVGRDRMNRNMGDHNRNLLNRKMTSASYDTFSSAGFGRRHHEEDRGGQGRVNPPEVIPLTRTGDYKTTSCLTLSRREVYL